A portion of the Cryptomeria japonica chromosome 5, Sugi_1.0, whole genome shotgun sequence genome contains these proteins:
- the LOC131072279 gene encoding indole-3-acetate O-methyltransferase 1 isoform X1, translating into MRLTSNVGGIFRVADFGCGTGENTLVVANTIVNAVQRSFEEHEIPEFEVYFIDLACNDFNSLFRMLPPHRPDYADVDNGGDKNPLAGRSYIAAAVCGSHFRRLVSRKSLHFYHSSTSLHWLSRVPESVQQRRSPRVYVSGDFEESVGAAYLVQQFDKDFTAFLKARAEELVDGGCMFVSLPGRNEGTHMMEEQGICGFVARQIECAFEELVNEGIVEKEKWESFKIPFFGSNSDEEESIVKKEGSFVLKFVKTLEGIYPYCMIDFERGEENIFGRLIANNYRAAFENIVETHLGCKRSTEELFFRIGKRASILIEEYLSKETKLVVAFLIKKGVHNKTY; encoded by the exons ATGAGATTGACGTCTAATGTGGGAGGGATATTTAGGGTAGCAGATTTCGGTTGTGGTACTGGGGAAAATACTCTTGTGGTGGCAAACACCATTGTCAATGCTGTGCAACGCTCGTTTGAGGAACATGAGATACCAGAATTTGAGGTGTATTTCATCGACCTTGCTTGTAATGATTTCAATTCACTGTTTCGAATGTTGCCTCCCCACAGACCAGACTATGCTGATGTTGATAATGGTGGTGATAAAAATCCATTAGCTGGAAGGTCTTATATTGCAGCGGCTGTGTGTGGATCACATTTTAGACGCTTAGTCTCACGGAAAAGCCTGCATTTCTATCACTCTTCGACTAGTCTTCATTGGCTTTCACGG GTGCCAGAGAGTGTTCAACAGAGAAGATCTCCTCGTGTGTACGTTTCAGGCGATTTTGAGGAATCAGTGGGAGCTGCGTATTTAGTACAGCAGTTTGATAAAGACTTCACAGCGTTTTTAAAGGCCcgggcagaggagttggttgatggGGGATGCATGTTTGTATCTCTGCCGGGTCGTAATGAAGGAACCCACATGATGGAGGAGCAAGGCATATGTGGATTTGTTGCGCGCCAAATAGAATGTGCATTTGAGGAACTAGTTAACGAG GGtattgttgaaaaagagaaatggGAATCATTTAAGATACCTTTTTTCGGTTCAAATTCAGACGAAGAGGAAAGCATTGTGAAAAAAGAGGGGTCATTTGTATTAAAGTTTGTAAAAACTTTGGAAGGAATTTATCCATATTGTATGATAGATTTTGAAAGAGGTGAAGAAAATATATTTGGAAGACTTATAGCCAACAATTATAGAGCAGCATTTGAAAATATTGTAGAAACTCATTTGGGATGCAAGAGATCAACAGAAGAATTGTTCTTTAGAATTGGCAAAAGAGCTTCTATTCTAATAgaggaatatctctccaaagaaACAAAGCTTGTTGTTGCCTTTCTCATTAAGAAAGGAGTACACAACAAGACCTATTAA
- the LOC131072286 gene encoding secreted RxLR effector protein 161-like gives MINCSPVSSPIATGIKLSREDNEMDFDTTIFRKLVGSLMYLTATRPDIMYGVSLISRFMDSPKNSHWQAGKRILRYIAGTLDYGILYSITNDFQLIGYTDSDFAGNIVDRKSTSGYAFHLGTGIVAWASKKQPIVTISSAEAEYVAENLLVSVFLLSLPTFITIFHFPTNIKK, from the exons ATGATAAATTGTAGTCCAGTTTCTTCTCCTATAGCAACAGGCATAAAACTTAGCAGAGAAGATAATGAGATGGATTTTGACACAACTATATTCAGAAAATtggttggcagtttgatgtatttGACAGCAACTAGGCCGGATATAATGTATGGAGTCAGTCTAATTTCTAGATTTATGGACTCACCCAAAAATTCACATTGGCAAGCAGGAAAAAGAATATTGAGATATATTGCAGGAACCCTGGATTATGGAATATTGTATTCCATCACAAATGATTTTCAATTGATTGGATATACTGACAGTGATTTTGCAGGAAATATAGTTGATCGAAAGAGTACATCTGGATATGCATTTCATCTTGGAACAGGTATTGTGGCATGGGCATCAAAGAAGCAGCCAATCGTGACAATTTCatcagcagaagcggagtatgtggcag AAAATCTCTTGGTTTCTGTTTTTCTTCTGTCTCTGCCCACCTTCATCACAATCTTTCATTTTCCtacaaacattaaaaaataa
- the LOC131072279 gene encoding indole-3-acetate O-methyltransferase 1 isoform X2, which yields MRLTSNVGGIFRVADFGCGTGENTLVVANTIVNAVQRSFEEHEIPEFEVPESVQQRRSPRVYVSGDFEESVGAAYLVQQFDKDFTAFLKARAEELVDGGCMFVSLPGRNEGTHMMEEQGICGFVARQIECAFEELVNEGIVEKEKWESFKIPFFGSNSDEEESIVKKEGSFVLKFVKTLEGIYPYCMIDFERGEENIFGRLIANNYRAAFENIVETHLGCKRSTEELFFRIGKRASILIEEYLSKETKLVVAFLIKKGVHNKTY from the exons ATGAGATTGACGTCTAATGTGGGAGGGATATTTAGGGTAGCAGATTTCGGTTGTGGTACTGGGGAAAATACTCTTGTGGTGGCAAACACCATTGTCAATGCTGTGCAACGCTCGTTTGAGGAACATGAGATACCAGAATTTGAG GTGCCAGAGAGTGTTCAACAGAGAAGATCTCCTCGTGTGTACGTTTCAGGCGATTTTGAGGAATCAGTGGGAGCTGCGTATTTAGTACAGCAGTTTGATAAAGACTTCACAGCGTTTTTAAAGGCCcgggcagaggagttggttgatggGGGATGCATGTTTGTATCTCTGCCGGGTCGTAATGAAGGAACCCACATGATGGAGGAGCAAGGCATATGTGGATTTGTTGCGCGCCAAATAGAATGTGCATTTGAGGAACTAGTTAACGAG GGtattgttgaaaaagagaaatggGAATCATTTAAGATACCTTTTTTCGGTTCAAATTCAGACGAAGAGGAAAGCATTGTGAAAAAAGAGGGGTCATTTGTATTAAAGTTTGTAAAAACTTTGGAAGGAATTTATCCATATTGTATGATAGATTTTGAAAGAGGTGAAGAAAATATATTTGGAAGACTTATAGCCAACAATTATAGAGCAGCATTTGAAAATATTGTAGAAACTCATTTGGGATGCAAGAGATCAACAGAAGAATTGTTCTTTAGAATTGGCAAAAGAGCTTCTATTCTAATAgaggaatatctctccaaagaaACAAAGCTTGTTGTTGCCTTTCTCATTAAGAAAGGAGTACACAACAAGACCTATTAA
- the LOC131876412 gene encoding uncharacterized protein LOC131876412: protein MASGNFQPLIPIFSGKNYDNWAFRMKLTFNSCELSDIVINGYIEPQNESTLSPDDKKKLEENTQKDRRALQIIGQALDDSVVRRIKPATTAKQAWDILETTYQGTSKVKIAKLQALRREFENLQMKDSESVDQFTYHVTNLINQIRQNGDDLTDQKVVEKVLRSLPKKFEAIVVVIEESKDLTTYSIDELVGSLKIFEDRWNRNDNSSLENAFKTQMTFGRGRGRGNPGFRGRGRGRYSYQREERKSPDPGGRRNQNFIPRGRNNNQASQRYDKTNVQCYYCKKYGHLANECRKKQADMGKQNANFSESSSETLFITCHVAQENSSNVWFLDSRCSNHMTGNKDLFENLDTSVKSEIKLGNDNIVEVMGKGAIKVITKLGKKTISDVYFVPGLKHNLISVGQLIQKGYRVAFENNVCTIFDISPSNMVIAKVEMTNNKMFPLRMKSEMMEEMGVSFKASNQDQAWKWHLRYGHLNLKGLCLLQRKDMVRGLPPIEAPLSSCESCILAKQHRQKFSKEMTYRAWHL, encoded by the coding sequence ATGGCATCTGGTAACTTTCAACCTTTAATTCCAATATTTTCTGGTAAAAATTATGATAATTGGGCTTTTAGAATGAAGTTGACATTCAATTCATGTGAGTTATCAGATATAGTTATAAATGGTTATATTGAACCACAAAATGAGTCTACCTTGAGTCCAGATGATAAGAAAAAGCTTGAAGAAAATACGCAAAAGGATAGAAGGGCTTTGCAGATAATCGGGCAAGCATTGGATGATTCGGTTGTCAGAAGGATTAAACCAGCCACTACAGCCAAGCAAGCATGGGACATCCTAGAGACGACATATCAAGGTACTAGTAAGGTAAAAATTGCCAAACTACAAGCACTtagaagagaatttgaaaatttgcaaATGAAGGATTCTGAATCAGTAGATCAATTTACATATCATGTTACAAATTTGATTAATCAAATAAGGCAGAATGGTGATGACTTAACAGATCAAAAGGTTGTAGAAAAGGTTTTAAGAAGTTTGCCTAAAAAATTTGAAGCAATTGTTGTGGTAATTGAAGAATCTAAAGATTTGACTACATATTCTATAGATGAGTTGGTTGGTTCTTTAAAAATTTTTGAAGATAGGTGGAATAGGAATGACAATAGCTCATTAGAGAATGCATTCAAAACACAAATGACATttggcagaggtagaggaagaggaaatccaggattcagaggaagaggaagaggaagatatagttaccaaagagaagaaagaaagagTCCAGATCCAGgaggaaggagaaatcaaaatttcATTCCAAGGGGCCGCAATAACAATCAGGCATCACAAAGGTATGACAAAACAAATGTTCAATGTTattattgtaagaagtatggtcactTGGCAAATGAATGTCGAAAGAAACAAGCAGATATGGGAAAGCAAAATGCAAATTTTTCTGAGAGTAGTTCTGAGACATTGTTTATTACATGTCATGTAGCTCAAGAAAATTCAAGTAATGTCTGGTTTCTAGATAGTAGGTGTAGTAATCATATGACTGGAAATAAAGATTTGTTTGAGAATTTGGATACTTCAGTTAAATCAGAAATTAAATTGGGCAATGATAACATTGTTGAAGTCATGGGAAAAGGTGCAATTAAGGTGATAACAAAGCTTGGTAAGAAAACTATTTCTGATGTTTATTTTGTAcctggtttgaagcataatctcatAAGTGTGGGACAACTTATTCAAAAAGGTTATAGAGTTGCTTTTGAAAATAATGTTTGCACTATATTTGATATTTCTCCTAGTAACATGGTGATTGCAAAGGTTGAAATGACAAACAACAAAATGTTCCCACTTCGCATGAAGAGTGAAATGATGGAGGAGATGGGAGTAAGTTTCAaggcatcaaatcaagatcaagcaTGGAAATGGCATTTGAGGTATGGTCATCTAAATTTAAAAGGATTATGTTTGTTGCAAAGAAAGGATATGGTAAGAGGTTTACCCCCTATTGAAGCACCATTGAGTTCATGTGAAAGTTGTATTTTGGCTAAGCAACATAGGCAAAAGTTTTCAAAAGAAATGACTTACAGAGCTTGGCAcctttag